The nucleotide sequence GCCACCATCGGCAAGCCTCGAACCGGATTCATCAGACCATTCAATACATCCAGCTCGCGGGTGCCCACCTTGGCCTCAATCACCCCCACCAGATGGAACAGAATCGCCAAAATCAAACCGTGGGCCACCATTTGAGCCACCGCCCCCACCAAACTGAGGGCCGTTAGCGCCGCACCTCCGAGCAGGATGTAACCCATATGTCCGATGGAACTGTAGGCCACCATCCGCTTGATGTCCTTCTGGGCGATCGCCACGAAAGCCCCGTACAGTACACTCACCGTCGCCCAAGTTGCCAAATAGGGAGCCACCGCCGCCCAAGCTGCGGGGAACAGTCCCAAGCCAAAGCGCAGCACTCCGTAAGCACCGAGCTTGGCCAACACCCCCCCCAACAGGATCGCGACAGGAGTAGAGGCCGCAACGTAGGTGTCTGGCAACCAAGTATGTAGGGGCACGAGGGGAATTTTGATGCCAAACCCCACCATCAGCAAACCCAACAACACGAACTGCAATCCCAACGGCAAGCTTTGGCTCAGCAGCGCATCGTACGAAAAGCTAGACGCCCCCCCAAACCAGACGATCCCGAGAAACGCCGCCAGAATCAGCACCCCCGAGAAAGCGGTGTAGAGCAGAAACTTGGTCGCGGCATAATTGCTCCGTTCCCGTTCCCCCCAAACGGCAATTAACAGGAACAGGGGAATCAACTCCACTTCGTAGAAGAGGAAAAACAGCAATAAGTTTTGGGTGGTGAAGGCACCTGCTACCACCCCACTGACCAAAAGGATGAGCGAGTAATAGAGGCGAGGCCGCTCG is from Synechococcus sp. PCC 7336 and encodes:
- a CDS encoding NADH-quinone oxidoreductase subunit M; this encodes MLSALIWLPILGGIAIGYLPFPIARLKLIALSVSGAMALWSLWLVSQFDFTNPLVQFVEFVPWIEILGLNYELGVDGLSLLLLVLNGLLTWIAIYSTVEAIERPRLYYSLILLVSGVVAGAFTTQNLLLFFLFYEVELIPLFLLIAVWGERERSNYAATKFLLYTAFSGVLILAAFLGIVWFGGASSFSYDALLSQSLPLGLQFVLLGLLMVGFGIKIPLVPLHTWLPDTYVAASTPVAILLGGVLAKLGAYGVLRFGLGLFPAAWAAVAPYLATWATVSVLYGAFVAIAQKDIKRMVAYSSIGHMGYILLGGAALTALSLVGAVAQMVAHGLILAILFHLVGVIEAKVGTRELDVLNGLMNPVRGLPMVAALLVLSGMASAGIPGLVGFISEFLVFQGSYRVFPVQTLLCVLGSGLTTVYFAILLNRTCFGKLDNAIAYFPKVEWRERVPALTLAIVILFLGIQPTWLVRWSESTTAAMVAAVPSEPVNAFVQEGVFPQLSLNWADGDRPSDLATQSTRL